One part of the Arachidicoccus terrestris genome encodes these proteins:
- the pyrF gene encoding orotidine-5'-phosphate decarboxylase, with protein sequence MNIRQLTASIFQKRSYLCVGLDTDGTKLPDGLQDTPKDIIAFNRDIIDATLDSAVAYKINTAFYEAMGQKGWEIMEATLAHIPKTHFSIADAKRGDIGNTAAQYAKTFFETYQFDAVTVAPYMGSDSVQPFLAYKDKTTIVLGLTSNKGADDFEQLALATGKRLYEQVLTTVSSWGSPDNLMFVVGATQAESLQHIRTLVPDHFLLVPGVGAQGGTVEEVAAAGWTKNCGLLVNVSRAVMYASSGTDYKAAAAEAARKYHQQMMQSFEG encoded by the coding sequence ATGAACATTCGGCAACTGACAGCATCTATCTTTCAAAAACGTTCTTATTTGTGTGTAGGCCTGGATACGGATGGGACTAAATTGCCTGATGGCTTGCAGGATACGCCGAAGGATATCATTGCCTTTAACCGGGATATAATTGATGCCACCCTTGACAGTGCTGTTGCTTATAAGATCAATACGGCATTTTACGAGGCCATGGGGCAAAAGGGGTGGGAGATTATGGAAGCCACTCTGGCACATATTCCCAAAACCCACTTTAGTATTGCGGATGCAAAACGAGGAGATATCGGGAATACAGCCGCCCAGTATGCAAAAACTTTTTTTGAAACTTATCAGTTTGATGCTGTAACCGTGGCGCCTTATATGGGCAGCGACAGTGTTCAGCCTTTTTTGGCGTATAAGGATAAAACCACTATTGTTCTAGGGCTTACTTCGAACAAGGGTGCCGATGATTTTGAGCAGTTGGCCCTCGCCACCGGTAAAAGACTTTATGAGCAGGTGCTTACGACGGTCAGTAGCTGGGGAAGCCCCGATAATCTGATGTTTGTCGTAGGAGCCACTCAGGCAGAGTCTTTACAACATATCCGTACGCTTGTTCCGGATCATTTTTTACTGGTTCCGGGTGTGGGTGCCCAGGGAGGCACTGTCGAGGAAGTGGCTGCCGCAGGCTGGACTAAGAACTGCGGACTACTCGTGAATGTCAGCAGAGCCGTAATGTATGCCTCCAGCGGAACAGATTATAAGGCCGCAGCAGCAGAGGCTGCCAGGAAATATCATCAGCAAATGATGCAATCCTTTGAAGGCTAA
- a CDS encoding S9 family peptidase: protein MKRTTGLLLMTVLGFLSVQGQEMPTTRQQEPFKANYALAAKFSPERQKKMIFSTHVSPHWLQKGDQFWYQFSTSRGKKWYLVNAAAGTKRPLFDEQKVIAKVSEIVEEPYTAQHFPIDSVEFLENEHAIRFQIKSQKDVVDKDTGNVKKDKGNEGDKKKDHTSAAEKSQKKIYYFRYDIDQDRLTELKDYKRKKETQKWANISPDGQTVVFVKHYNLYWMDRANFEKALINEKDSTIIEHPLTTDGELYYTYGRNASNIGTDNVEMEKDKDKRSKPYLLWSADSRYFAMTREDDRKVSKLWVVHNIKEPRPTLETYAYAMPGDTALSVYHLLVFDMANKTRREIDAHAYKDQTLSIQGKPYHSSDRDKPYVPLIWSGDDTHFYVTRQSRDMKKIDVLKADAATGTAKTIIEERMNTSQEAKNVGVVNGGKELIEWSERSGWAQFYLYDGEGHLKNQITPGGFHCNDIEKIDEQNRVLYFTANAREDGENPYYMHFYRINFDGSNLQLLNKGNFDHDISMSDSRKYFVDNYSRVNTVPNAVLRNNEGKQIMQLDSADLSQLFAAGYKFPELVKVKAADGITDLYGVLYKPFDFDSTKKYPLVEYVYPGPQTEAVQTAFTRLSDRTDRLAQIGLVVLTVGNRGGSPMRSKWYHNYGYGNLRDYGLADKKAAAEQIADRFNYIDINKVGIHGHSGGGFMTAAAMFTYPDFFKVGVASSGNHDNRIYNNWWSEKHHGITEKISSKGDTSFAFKIATNPQIASHLKGHLLLTTGDVDDNVHPANTIRVVNALVKANKRFDLVILPGQRHAYGDMEEYFFWRLADYYSMWLLGDFSHTAQVDMTEANRDKALSDD from the coding sequence ATGAAGCGTACAACAGGCTTATTATTGATGACAGTACTGGGTTTTCTGTCAGTACAGGGGCAGGAGATGCCCACAACCCGGCAACAGGAACCGTTCAAGGCAAATTATGCCCTGGCTGCTAAATTTTCGCCGGAAAGGCAAAAAAAGATGATCTTTTCTACCCATGTGAGCCCTCATTGGCTGCAGAAGGGAGACCAGTTCTGGTATCAATTCTCTACCAGCAGAGGAAAGAAATGGTACCTGGTGAATGCTGCGGCCGGAACCAAGCGGCCATTGTTTGATGAACAGAAAGTAATTGCCAAAGTCAGCGAAATTGTGGAGGAACCTTATACGGCTCAGCATTTTCCCATCGATAGCGTTGAATTTTTGGAAAATGAGCATGCAATACGGTTTCAGATAAAATCCCAAAAAGATGTAGTGGATAAAGATACCGGCAATGTTAAAAAAGATAAGGGAAATGAGGGTGATAAGAAAAAGGATCATACCTCGGCAGCGGAGAAGTCTCAAAAAAAAATCTATTATTTTCGCTATGATATAGACCAGGATAGGCTCACCGAGCTTAAGGACTATAAAAGGAAAAAAGAGACGCAGAAATGGGCTAATATTTCTCCTGATGGCCAGACAGTTGTTTTTGTGAAGCATTATAATCTCTACTGGATGGACAGGGCGAATTTTGAAAAGGCCCTGATCAACGAAAAAGACAGCACTATTATAGAGCATCCATTGACCACCGATGGAGAACTCTATTACACTTATGGCCGCAATGCCAGCAATATTGGTACGGATAACGTGGAAATGGAAAAAGATAAGGACAAAAGATCCAAGCCTTATCTTCTTTGGTCGGCTGATTCCAGATATTTTGCCATGACAAGAGAGGATGATCGCAAAGTAAGTAAGCTATGGGTTGTACATAATATTAAAGAACCCCGCCCCACACTGGAAACTTACGCTTACGCTATGCCCGGAGATACTGCACTGTCGGTTTATCATTTACTGGTCTTTGACATGGCCAATAAAACGCGAAGAGAAATAGACGCGCATGCTTATAAGGATCAGACCTTAAGTATACAGGGTAAGCCTTATCATTCCTCGGACAGGGATAAGCCTTATGTGCCTTTGATCTGGTCAGGAGATGATACACATTTTTATGTAACCAGGCAGAGTCGTGACATGAAAAAGATTGATGTGCTGAAAGCAGATGCAGCCACCGGTACAGCCAAAACCATTATTGAAGAGCGGATGAATACCTCGCAGGAGGCCAAGAATGTAGGTGTTGTCAATGGTGGGAAGGAGCTCATTGAATGGAGCGAACGGAGCGGCTGGGCGCAATTTTATTTATATGATGGAGAAGGACATCTGAAGAACCAGATCACTCCCGGTGGTTTTCATTGCAATGACATTGAGAAAATAGATGAGCAAAACAGGGTGCTTTATTTTACAGCGAATGCCCGGGAAGATGGAGAGAACCCCTATTATATGCATTTCTACCGGATTAATTTTGATGGCAGCAATCTGCAACTGCTTAACAAAGGGAATTTTGATCATGATATCAGTATGAGTGATTCCAGGAAATATTTTGTGGATAATTATTCCAGGGTCAATACGGTACCCAATGCAGTACTTAGGAATAATGAAGGCAAGCAGATCATGCAACTGGACTCGGCCGACTTGTCGCAATTATTTGCTGCCGGCTACAAGTTTCCAGAGTTAGTAAAGGTTAAAGCGGCAGATGGCATCACGGACCTTTATGGCGTTCTTTATAAACCGTTTGACTTTGACAGTACTAAAAAATATCCTCTGGTTGAATATGTCTATCCCGGACCGCAGACAGAAGCGGTACAGACAGCCTTTACACGTCTGTCTGATCGTACGGACCGTTTGGCGCAGATCGGATTGGTCGTCTTAACGGTCGGTAACAGAGGCGGCAGCCCCATGCGGTCCAAATGGTATCATAATTATGGTTATGGTAATCTGAGAGATTATGGGTTGGCTGATAAGAAAGCGGCAGCTGAACAGATCGCCGATCGTTTTAACTATATTGATATTAATAAAGTTGGTATCCACGGGCATTCCGGTGGCGGATTTATGACGGCAGCCGCCATGTTTACCTATCCCGATTTCTTTAAAGTGGGCGTTGCGTCTTCCGGTAACCATGATAACCGGATCTACAATAACTGGTGGAGTGAAAAGCATCATGGTATAACAGAAAAGATAAGTAGCAAAGGGGACACTAGTTTTGCCTTTAAGATCGCGACAAATCCACAGATCGCGTCACATTTGAAGGGGCATTTATTGCTCACTACAGGAGATGTGGATGACAATGTTCATCCCGCCAATACGATCCGCGTTGTAAATGCACTCGTAAAGGCCAACAAGCGGTTTGATCTGGTAATATTACCCGGGCAGCGTCACGCTTATGGCGACATGGAGGAATACTTTTTCTGGCGACTGGCTGATTATTACAGCATGTGGCTTTTAGGGGATTTTTCTCATACGGCGCAGGTAGATATGACGGAAGCAAATCGCGATAAAGCGCTCAGTGACGATTAA
- a CDS encoding AraC family transcriptional regulator: protein MAGAILYDSYEIECKRLSDFSEIAKRNHFFELIFILEGTGVQTVNKNRFNYRKGNLFLLTPQDVYSFDITIPTTFFILRFSEQYVKGKNRDTSDLIRQVEYILKNASHRPGCILKNKVDKPLVASFIENILNEQQNQQLYYNRITEQIIDTLITIVARNIALKLPKNVTEATGEPVLEILNYIQDNIFEPDNLRAKKLSKHFNISLNYLGRYFKKQTGDTLQAYINNFRLRLVETRLLHSDMRINEIAYEFNYTDESHLNRAFRKYKGMNPSEYRKLHMSNSG from the coding sequence ATGGCAGGCGCAATACTATATGATTCATACGAAATCGAATGCAAGCGGTTAAGCGATTTCAGCGAAATCGCAAAACGTAACCATTTCTTTGAATTGATCTTTATACTCGAAGGTACAGGTGTCCAAACTGTCAATAAGAACCGGTTCAACTACCGCAAGGGAAACCTCTTCCTGTTGACACCACAGGATGTTTATAGCTTTGACATTACGATACCTACTACCTTTTTTATTCTACGTTTCAGTGAACAATATGTAAAAGGCAAAAACCGCGACACGTCAGACTTGATAAGGCAAGTGGAGTATATCTTAAAGAATGCCAGTCATCGCCCCGGATGCATTTTGAAAAACAAAGTGGATAAACCGCTGGTGGCCTCGTTTATTGAAAACATACTTAACGAACAACAAAATCAGCAACTATATTATAATCGTATTACTGAACAGATTATCGATACGTTAATTACCATTGTAGCCAGAAATATCGCTTTAAAACTGCCCAAAAATGTGACAGAAGCCACGGGTGAACCTGTGTTGGAAATACTTAATTACATACAGGATAATATATTTGAACCTGACAATCTAAGAGCAAAAAAATTGAGCAAGCATTTTAATATCTCGCTCAACTACCTTGGCAGGTATTTTAAAAAGCAAACAGGTGACACCCTACAGGCATATATCAATAACTTCAGGCTTAGATTAGTAGAAACAAGGTTGCTACACAGTGATATGCGTATTAACGAGATCGCATACGAATTTAATTATACCGATGAAAGCCATTTAAACCGCGCCTTTAGAAAATACAAGGGCATGAACCCATCGGAATACAGGAAGCTTCACATGAGCAACTCAGGTTAA
- a CDS encoding short chain dehydrogenase: protein MKILLIGATGAIGRLIQPALQIDHDVISVGRSNGDILADISAITDIRHLFKRSGKVDAIICVAGSSVTGELDAMDITGYEAGIQQKLLSQINLVLIGLNYVNDNGSITLISGKIGESPVKGSSGKAVPNGAVNSFVKAAALEMPRGIRLNAISPAKISDIPANDLVLAYIKSIESKLNGAIIRIGYK, encoded by the coding sequence ATGAAAATTTTACTTATTGGCGCAACAGGTGCTATCGGAAGGCTCATTCAACCCGCTTTACAGATTGATCATGACGTTATTAGCGTAGGCAGGAGCAACGGCGATATTTTGGCGGATATTTCGGCAATAACGGATATCAGGCATCTTTTCAAAAGGTCGGGTAAGGTCGACGCGATTATCTGTGTGGCGGGCAGCAGCGTAACGGGGGAACTGGATGCTATGGACATCACCGGCTATGAGGCCGGTATTCAACAGAAGCTGTTGTCGCAGATTAACCTGGTACTTATCGGGCTAAACTATGTTAATGATAATGGATCTATCACGTTGATATCTGGAAAAATAGGAGAGAGCCCCGTTAAAGGCTCTTCCGGAAAGGCTGTTCCCAATGGAGCCGTTAACAGTTTTGTAAAGGCTGCAGCTTTAGAAATGCCACGCGGCATACGGTTAAATGCTATAAGTCCGGCTAAGATTTCAGACATTCCGGCAAACGACCTGGTACTTGCCTACATTAAAAGTATAGAAAGCAAGCTCAATGGAGCTATTATCCGCATTGGCTACAAATAA
- a CDS encoding lipocalin-like domain-containing protein, producing MIKCLLLITFSMLWANPHHSSNLSTAARNRLVGTWSLMAVENTYADGRVTYPYGKNPAGRMILTNGGDYSIQILKSDRPNVAANNKAKGTQEENAALVKGSNSHFGRYVVDESNYTITFDVRHAFFPNWEGHLQVRSYTLKDKVLTYIVTNTTSGGKVKARVAWQKK from the coding sequence ATGATAAAATGTTTATTGCTCATAACTTTTTCGATGCTATGGGCCAATCCACACCATAGTTCTAATTTGTCTACGGCAGCCAGGAACCGGTTGGTGGGAACCTGGTCGCTGATGGCAGTGGAGAACACCTATGCTGATGGCCGGGTCACCTATCCTTACGGGAAAAATCCTGCAGGCAGGATGATTTTGACAAATGGCGGTGACTATTCCATTCAAATACTAAAATCGGACAGACCCAACGTGGCTGCCAATAATAAAGCCAAAGGTACACAGGAGGAAAATGCTGCATTGGTCAAAGGAAGCAATTCGCATTTTGGCAGATATGTTGTGGATGAGTCGAACTATACCATCACTTTCGATGTACGGCATGCTTTTTTCCCCAATTGGGAAGGACATCTTCAGGTTCGGTCTTATACGTTAAAGGATAAGGTGCTGACTTATATTGTGACCAATACCACCAGCGGCGGTAAGGTAAAGGCCCGGGTTGCCTGGCAAAAAAAATAA
- a CDS encoding type 1 glutamine amidotransferase — protein sequence MKKEKRVHYLQHVDFEGLGYIETWLSENGFDCTATKFYEPLFQLPAPDDIDALIIMGGPMGVYDTSVYSWLKAEKDFIKCCIEAEKPVLGICLGAQLIADVLGAKVYKAPQKEIGWFPVMPDAGLIKKGRVSLKFERLFRNKPTVFHWHGDQFELPNGCSNLLDSPANSNQAFSVEDKVIALQFHLEVNASGLALMIEEGRGEINLEDAPYVQSKSLLLNGRRYINACNELMGRILNLWLDN from the coding sequence ATGAAAAAGGAAAAGCGCGTCCATTATCTGCAACATGTCGATTTTGAAGGCCTGGGTTATATTGAAACCTGGCTATCGGAAAATGGATTTGATTGTACAGCGACAAAATTTTATGAGCCACTGTTTCAGTTGCCCGCGCCCGACGATATAGATGCCCTGATTATAATGGGCGGCCCTATGGGTGTGTATGATACGTCTGTCTACTCCTGGCTGAAAGCAGAAAAAGATTTTATAAAATGCTGTATAGAAGCAGAGAAGCCAGTGCTTGGCATCTGCCTTGGCGCACAACTCATTGCAGATGTGTTAGGTGCAAAGGTTTATAAAGCTCCCCAAAAAGAAATTGGCTGGTTTCCGGTGATGCCTGACGCAGGTTTAATAAAGAAAGGCAGAGTGTCGCTGAAATTTGAAAGATTGTTCAGAAATAAACCAACTGTTTTTCACTGGCATGGGGATCAATTTGAGCTGCCGAATGGCTGCTCCAATTTGTTGGACTCTCCAGCTAACAGCAACCAGGCATTCTCAGTGGAGGATAAGGTTATTGCATTACAATTTCACCTGGAAGTCAATGCATCGGGTCTGGCTTTAATGATAGAAGAAGGCAGAGGTGAGATTAACCTAGAAGATGCCCCATATGTACAAAGTAAAAGCCTGTTGTTAAATGGAAGAAGGTATATTAACGCCTGCAACGAATTGATGGGTAGAATACTGAATCTGTGGTTAGATAATTAA
- a CDS encoding DUF922 domain-containing protein — protein MSKFKNVLPDFLRRSSGVIVLIITLLQFSVAKAQFSDPARDVDWSPTGLTFDNFRVVQPARKGQPLSVGAVTSSQPGVEVSVSNLDLQRVLKISMTNRFSYNKSWVSADALQDSGLLQHEQGHFDLNEIYTRKTFQQFRQVKFTNNFKEEIAKIMEAMNKELSKVQKNYERQTMHGLLKKNQAIWNQRITLALQQLPPYEGAHISQTLPPLNAAKDADYRFQ, from the coding sequence ATGTCAAAGTTTAAAAATGTATTGCCGGATTTTTTACGGAGGTCCTCAGGGGTGATTGTATTAATAATAACCCTGTTACAATTCAGTGTTGCCAAGGCACAGTTCTCTGATCCGGCCAGGGATGTTGACTGGAGCCCTACCGGCCTAACTTTTGATAATTTTCGGGTAGTACAACCCGCAAGAAAGGGGCAGCCCCTTTCTGTCGGAGCAGTCACTTCAAGCCAGCCAGGTGTAGAAGTAAGTGTTAGTAATCTGGACCTGCAACGTGTCTTGAAAATTTCCATGACCAATAGATTCAGTTATAACAAATCCTGGGTATCTGCGGATGCTTTACAGGATAGTGGTCTTCTTCAGCATGAACAAGGTCATTTTGACTTGAATGAGATCTATACCAGAAAAACCTTCCAGCAGTTCCGGCAAGTAAAATTTACCAATAATTTTAAAGAAGAGATCGCCAAGATCATGGAAGCCATGAATAAGGAGCTTTCCAAAGTACAGAAGAATTACGAACGCCAGACCATGCATGGATTACTCAAAAAGAACCAGGCCATCTGGAACCAGCGGATTACCCTTGCTTTGCAGCAGCTACCTCCCTATGAAGGAGCACATATCAGCCAGACCTTACCGCCGTTAAATGCGGCAAAGGATGCCGATTACAGGTTTCAATAA
- a CDS encoding dihydrolipoamide acetyltransferase family protein, producing the protein MALIELKMPALGEGIIEATVLKWLKQPGEQVEEEEMVLEIATDKVDSEVPSTVSGVIKEVLFKENQVAPVGATIALIETEGEAANTKETEAEPASTQNATEDSAENIENEDTASIPYVPAASAETPATTNESNNIQGNNGFYSPLVMSIAAKEGIAPSDLACIPGTGNDGRLTKKDLLAYIARKGGQPVNSAIQETMPAPSISPASFSGETEVIEMDRMRKLIAKHMKDSQNINATVTSFAEVDVTNMVKWREKVKKDFEIREKSKITFTPLFIDCVARTIKRFPLINSSVDGDTIILKKNINIGMATALPSGNLIVPVIKNADHLNLVGLSKAVNDLAERARNNQLKPADTQEGTFTLTNVGSFGSLGGTPIINQPQVAIMAIGTIKKRPVVIETDMGDTIGIRHIMILSLSYDHRIIDGALGSRFLDGVVKEIENWDLNKKY; encoded by the coding sequence ATGGCGCTAATTGAATTAAAAATGCCGGCTCTCGGCGAAGGAATAATAGAAGCAACCGTCTTAAAATGGCTTAAACAGCCGGGTGAACAGGTCGAGGAAGAGGAAATGGTTCTTGAAATCGCTACCGATAAGGTAGATAGTGAAGTGCCTTCTACTGTAAGTGGCGTAATCAAAGAAGTTTTGTTCAAGGAAAACCAAGTTGCCCCTGTAGGCGCTACCATTGCGCTTATAGAAACTGAAGGAGAAGCAGCAAATACAAAAGAAACAGAAGCGGAACCGGCTTCAACGCAAAACGCAACGGAGGATAGTGCAGAAAACATTGAAAATGAAGATACTGCATCCATTCCTTATGTACCTGCTGCCTCAGCAGAAACGCCGGCGACCACAAATGAGTCTAATAATATTCAGGGCAATAATGGCTTCTATTCCCCACTAGTCATGAGTATCGCCGCTAAAGAAGGTATTGCACCATCGGATCTTGCCTGTATCCCCGGAACAGGCAATGATGGCAGGCTTACAAAGAAAGATCTGCTAGCCTACATCGCCCGCAAGGGTGGTCAGCCCGTCAACTCCGCTATACAGGAGACTATGCCTGCCCCCTCAATATCTCCGGCAAGTTTCAGTGGAGAGACAGAGGTCATTGAGATGGACAGGATGCGTAAGCTGATCGCCAAGCATATGAAAGATAGCCAAAACATCAATGCAACAGTGACCAGTTTTGCCGAAGTTGATGTCACCAATATGGTTAAATGGCGGGAGAAAGTTAAGAAAGACTTTGAAATCAGGGAAAAGAGCAAGATCACATTTACGCCACTTTTTATTGATTGCGTAGCACGTACAATCAAACGTTTTCCTTTGATTAACAGCTCTGTGGATGGTGACACTATTATACTGAAGAAAAATATTAATATAGGGATGGCCACCGCGCTGCCCAGTGGCAACCTGATCGTGCCGGTTATTAAAAATGCCGACCATCTTAATCTGGTAGGCCTCAGTAAAGCAGTCAATGATCTGGCTGAAAGAGCCCGCAATAATCAATTAAAACCCGCTGATACACAGGAAGGTACATTTACACTGACCAACGTGGGCAGTTTTGGATCTCTGGGCGGAACGCCCATTATCAACCAACCACAGGTGGCTATTATGGCCATCGGCACCATTAAGAAAAGACCGGTGGTTATTGAGACAGACATGGGCGATACAATTGGTATCAGGCACATTATGATCCTGTCGCTCAGTTATGATCATCGGATCATTGATGGCGCATTAGGTTCCCGTTTTCTGGATGGAGTGGTAAAAGAAATAGAAAACTGGGACCTGAATAAGAAATATTAA
- a CDS encoding CinA family nicotinamide mononucleotide deamidase-related protein has product MQRVTATILTIGDELLIGQVIDTNGAWLGQALNNIGVWVARRVIIGDKWDAIWQALDDASSDSDIIIITGGLGPTQDDLTKPILNEYFGGSLVLHEPSLEIIKGIFARLNRPMLDVNIRQAEVPDVCQVMLNSRGTAPGMQFEREGKLYFSMPGVPFEMQGLTENFVLKAIREKFDLGEVLHRTMTTMGLGESFVAERLKDLETSLPENIKLAYLPGHQAVRLRLTENVEPGSRSVIDDYFQQMKDLLSDILVTDEDISFAEAIARLLIQYDKRVTTAESCTGGYLAAQLTAISGASAYIHGSVVSYDNAIKEGLLKVPRNILDTHGAVSEQVVILMAKQVRVIMGADYSIAVSGILGPTGGTEQKPVGTVWIAAASQDQVVTKLCHFRYDRLHNREAASLQAFNLLRKLIESENQGTQFSD; this is encoded by the coding sequence CCTGGCTGGGACAGGCTTTAAATAATATTGGGGTTTGGGTAGCCAGGCGCGTCATCATAGGTGATAAATGGGATGCCATATGGCAGGCCTTAGATGACGCTTCGTCGGATTCTGATATTATTATAATTACAGGCGGATTAGGACCTACACAAGATGATCTTACTAAACCGATCCTGAACGAATATTTCGGAGGAAGTCTGGTCCTTCATGAACCGTCCCTGGAAATAATCAAGGGCATTTTCGCCAGGCTAAACAGACCGATGCTGGATGTCAATATCCGGCAGGCTGAAGTCCCTGACGTTTGCCAGGTCATGCTTAATTCACGTGGAACAGCCCCCGGCATGCAGTTTGAAAGGGAAGGTAAGCTCTATTTCAGCATGCCGGGCGTCCCTTTTGAGATGCAGGGACTGACAGAAAACTTTGTACTGAAAGCTATCCGGGAGAAATTTGATCTGGGAGAAGTCCTGCATCGTACCATGACGACAATGGGGCTTGGAGAATCCTTCGTCGCAGAGCGGCTTAAAGACCTGGAAACCAGTCTTCCCGAAAATATCAAACTTGCTTATCTACCTGGTCATCAGGCCGTCCGGCTTCGACTGACAGAAAATGTGGAGCCGGGGTCTCGCTCTGTCATTGATGATTATTTTCAGCAAATGAAGGACTTGCTCAGTGATATTTTGGTAACAGATGAGGATATCAGTTTCGCCGAGGCCATTGCCCGACTCCTGATTCAATACGACAAAAGGGTAACAACCGCAGAAAGTTGTACCGGCGGCTATCTGGCAGCCCAGTTAACTGCCATTAGCGGGGCATCTGCCTATATTCACGGTAGTGTCGTCAGCTATGACAATGCCATTAAAGAAGGTCTTTTAAAAGTACCCAGGAATATTTTGGACACCCATGGGGCCGTCAGCGAACAGGTCGTCATTTTAATGGCTAAACAGGTGAGAGTGATCATGGGTGCTGATTACAGCATAGCTGTTTCGGGCATATTAGGCCCTACCGGCGGAACTGAGCAAAAGCCAGTCGGGACCGTATGGATAGCCGCAGCCAGTCAGGACCAGGTCGTGACCAAGCTCTGTCACTTCCGGTATGACCGGTTGCATAACCGGGAAGCCGCTTCCCTCCAGGCATTTAATCTGTTACGTAAACTAATCGAATCAGAAAATCAGGGCACTCAATTTTCAGATTAG